From the genome of Anopheles funestus chromosome 2RL, idAnoFuneDA-416_04, whole genome shotgun sequence:
TCGATTGACGTGCTTTCGATATAATCTACGTTTGCTAAACTGTACATCACATATCTTGCAATGCGTTGTTGTATCTCTTTCCAGACAGTCATCTGCTTTATGGCGGCGGCGAGGTTCTTCTGCTTCCATTGACGCATGGATCAAATTGTTCAAATGCTCCTGCTCAAGCTGTTCCTCCTTGTTTCCAGCACCGGTAGAAGCTAGCTGCGTTTCCATGATCTGAATGTACTCCTCGGTAAGTGCGTCTTTTAGGTAATCCACATGGATCAGCTCATCATCCTCATTTTCATCAACGATTTCCACCTGCTTCGAAATGGCCGTACAGTTGCTGCCAATAAATTCGGACAATTCTTGTTTCAGGTTTCGAAGAATGGTAGATTCCTTTAGTGCTTGCGTTCGCGGTGGTTCCGAAGCTTCTTTGTGCAGTGACGTCGTAGGTGTTGGCTCGTTTAGAAGATCGTTTGGATTTACTTTCAGTGAAAGTTCTTCTCCCAAACCATGCTCCTTACCATTGATGTCGGGTTCGTGTGATTGGTTGGCTTTTCGAATCGGAATCGCGATGTTGTCCTCAGTCTTTACTTCCACTATTGTATTGCTGGTGTTCATTAGTTGAAAACGGAGCTCCTCTATCGGTACAACGACGGCAGATGTTTCCGTGTTACCGTCCGAGTCGGTAAGTACCACATTTAACACCTCGTACTTGGTTTCGCTGTCCTGCTTAATAACGACGGATTTTTCAATAAGCGATCGTATCGTCGCATCAGATGCTTTGGACATTTGCCGAAAGTTGAAACTTCGCTCCAGCTCCACACAACAATCAGTGCAGATATGACACGGAAGTCCATCAGATTCAGTTACCTGGAAAGGTGAAGGAAGGAATAACGTTTCTTCATTACCATCAACAAGTTGCATTCACGGGCGATCACTTCACGAAACTTTACCGTAAGGCTTGTGCAACTCATTATCGTCTCTGCTAGACACAATTCGAACAGGTCCTTCAGCTGactcttttccttttcactcaaacacgTGCGACAAACACGGTCTAAGTAAATGATTTCGGGATCGGTGCTGGGTGTAGCCAATGCGCGCGTACTTCGCGATATCCCGATCTTCATCGTTGAAGGTTTCGCTGTTGGCTTTGCTTGCGTTCTAGCGCCTGTCGACTGGTTGGCcatttttgcacaattcaCATTCCATATGATCGTTTGGTTTAGGGGTTTTCTATACACAATTTTGAACAGACACTCTCCACTAGcactgtgttgttgttttgctatgTTGACAGGACGTCAAGTTATGTTTTCCCAGCAGACGTTTTGGCGACAGACCACACTGTGCGGCGGCTATGCGCACTCGAttggattttcatttgaatTAGACGCTGGTGTATGAGATTGATTTTTTCCGATTGAACTGTACGGGACAGTGATGCAAtgcattatttgtttaaataaattcaagaCTCAATCGATACCTGTTGCTGAAATGCAACAGTATGAAATGTAGCTGGTTGGTTGGAAAAATCTGGTTGGTTTATGCTGGTAGGAGAACACTGCCTAATCTTCCTGCAACGTGCTGTCATTAAAGTTTGCTGGGAAGTAAATAAAAGTGTGCATAGTGTGGACAGCACCTGAGGTGCCATTCGCTAGCACGGTGTCTCATCGAAAAGATGGTCTCAGAGGCTTCGGTAGATTAGGAAGGAGTTTGTAGTTAGATCTGGTTGAAAATTGCCATGCGAAAGGATTTTTGGTACCGCCATTACGCGGATGTAGATATACATAAAGAAAAAGTACATCATAAGTGTGTTGTgtctgtgcgtgtatgtgtatgcGAATCTTCTTGCGGGCGTTTCTCGTTTCCCCGGTACATCTGACGGTGCGGGGTCGATTCCTTCACCGAGTGCATTTTGCGGCCATAGTTTGTCGCTGCCAAAAAGGagcgtgaaaaaaaagaaccgtcCGTCGCCCTGGTGGTTGGTTAAGTCCGCCGTCCGAGCTTATTTCGCTCAGCGATTGGTGGCAGAAGCATGATGCATCGGTATCGGAAAACTAAGAACGATCAGCATCAAGCATGAGCACAAGAGATGCGAAGTGAAGATCGGAAAAGTGTAATGAACGACAAAAGCAGGAGTCGTCGGCATAATAAAGCAGCATCCATAgcaaaaagttgtttttctgTTCAGGAAAGTGAATGCGGAAATTGGCGTTCGGTGTCGGATTCGTTTCGCTGCAGCTCGCATACACATGAAAGGTAAGGTTATATGCAGGCGAGCGCTACCCATATGATAGATAGGGGAACTTATGCATCAAGGGACTTTGAAAGCATCGTTTTAAAAGCATAGCCTACTAGATTGTGGATGCTCCTTTGTCAGCAATCAGTAGTGGTGAAAAGATTTACTTAATGTTTAGCTTGTTATCTACGAGTTCCAGCTAACATAGGGCTaatgatatgatttttttattctattctttTTAGGACACTCTGATCTAGCTGCTTTCAATCATAAATTGATCTTCATTACGAAGCACTTTACGCGAAAAGCTCCTTCGATGGCGTTTTGGTTACTATAAAGCATAGAGCCTTCATTTTCCCATCGATTTACATGTGTGCAGAACATCCAGGTCACGTTCTAATGGCTCCCGGTGACGGTCGAAAGCAATTGAACAACACGTAGAGCTGAACTAAACTATGTATAAGGATATCGAAAAGTTCCTTTCATTTTAAGAGAAACTGTATTTATCTATCTATTTATTCGTCAACCTGTTTTCATGCATGTGCAGATACTATTTAACTAGCGTGTGCAGATACTATTTAACTACTGAATAGAACCGTTAACGTACGGTAAACCATTCGTTCTAATAGTTGGTTCTACGAATGTCGGAAACATGTCCATTAGCCTATGTATAACGAACCCGTGTGGCTCACCGAAGCATTCGTCCCAAGCGACTACTAGTTCAAAGATGGACCGTGATGGACCGCAAACTAGCGAGAGCAGTAGTGAACAGATGCAAAACTCTAACAAAGCATACAGAAAAGCTGCTGCTATGGCACCGCTCCAGTCTGCCACGGTTTCGATGATGTACGGTtcgagcaagagcaaaaagttttacaacagtTCGTCGAACCGCAAGAAGCAACACATAATGGAAAGCTTAAAGATGTGGAATGTTAAGATAGCGCCAAGCGGTCTGGACAAATTTGAAGACGAACTGTCAACCATACCAGCCGCAACTAGTCAGAAGAAGGAGCTGTTAGCACACTCTTTCGAGTCCACCGGTCCGCCCGTTCCTGCAAAGCTCGAACAAGACTGCGCGGTAGCCTCCGTTGGAGAGCCCACCAAATCGTCTAAGAAGAAAGCGCCAGAAGCAAATAGTCATAAATGTAAGCACGAAGACATGAAGCAGCATTCCGTAACGAAATTGGCCACATCCAAGCCGGATCGCGATATTGCTGGCAATCATAAGGAACCAACGGAAAAGAAGGTAAGTAAAAGAGTAGAGAATGAATTgtgatttttgtaaattagTTAGTTTATACACGTTTAGGAACACTTAATAAAATGCTTAATGTATTTTTGCTATCATTACCCAAAAGCATGCAAGATCTTTTGAACTCACTGCGGATGGAATTATCGTGGAAACGGATGTCCATAATCACGCATCTTCGGCTCATCTGAACGACACGTTGAAAATCACAACGACAGAAATATCTTCTTCTAAATGTGCTGGCGAGGTGACTACGAAGTCTATCGCTCCAATATCACTTCCAGAGTCactgccatcatcatcgtccttTGCGATGATGAAAGGTAGTGATCataaacactcacacaaatcATACGCTCGTTCATCTACCAACTCCAACAGTACTAGTTCATCAGCTGCACCGACCAGCGTTACGTACAGCAGTTTGTCCGTCGACATGCCGGCTGCTGGTAACCGGAATGGTAAAGACGCTGCGGCCACTGTGTCGGGCCAGTCACAGGTATCGGTGATGTCTCTGATGTTGCAAGGAAGTGCAAAGCATAATGAATCGCTCCGATTGGACCATTTTTCTAATAATCTGTCGTCcgcatcctcatcatcatctggCCTTTCGAAAAGTATCCATCCAAATCATCATGTCGGTCAGCAACATACGTCATACATTCCTACGCTCGGAGCACAACCCACATCGAAACAACAGGCACTGATCAATCGTCCGGATCACAATCATTCGGTGCAGCCGAACACGAACACGTCTCCTCACCATTATTCATTCGATTTTCTGCGTGATGTTGGGTTAAAAATGTCCCTCACCAACGTGTCATCTGGCGGTGGAAACAATACCGCTTCCAGCGATCTTTCCATGTATCGCGGATCGTCTCAAGCGAACTATAACTTTACTCAACAATTCCAGCAACACATGATGCAGCATCATCAAAATAAtcaactgcagcagcaaaaTCACGCCACCCGACCGTCTgctcatcagcaacagcagctatTGCAGCTTCATCGGCTAATGCCACAACAACCGCAATACAACCGATCTCCTACTGTGTATGGTGGTGATGAATTGGCTGCACAACACTGTGCATTGAACGATCCACAAGGTTTCTCGAATTATGCTCTACTTAGTGCATCCGAGGGACATAATGCCACTAATGGTGGTAAAAATTACGAGCTTTCATCCTACGTGTACCATCAGAACGGTGGTGGTGTGGTTCACTCGCAACATCAAGCAACGCACTATAAGCAGCAACTTTTAGAGCAGCCGCAGCAACACACCGTACAGGTGCATAGTTATCATCAGAATAATAACTACCAGTATCACAATCGTAACGGCCATGGGGGAGGTAGTGGTAATCAATTAAGCTACACGCCACAAGGTTCCGGAAGGGTGATTGGTACAGTGGTCGGAAGAGAGGATGGCGGACGGAATGGGACGAATGGCAAAAAGTTTTGGAATGGCaatggaaaaggaaagcatAACTCAAACCAGACAAACGGTGGCAGTAAGCAACAGTATAATAAGGTGCAAAGCATTGGCTATGGATATCGGAAAAATTATCAACATTACTACAACCATGCGGCAAACGGTGGAAATCACTACTATGAACATATCAcaattcagcagcagcaacaacagcaacagcagcaacagcagcagcagcagccacaacaacatcaccatcagcaacaatcgcatcatcatcatcataagcACTGGAATCGGAATTTGGTATACTTGCGTGGACACGATAGAGGGCACGGTGTTGTCTCCTCACACGAATACACTAACGGAAACCAGCACCAAGAAGTGGAACAAACAGGAATAAATCTCCAttccacatcatcatcaaactCTCCGGAAGGCGCTACAGATCAAGTAGAGGATCCAAACCATCCGCATCAAATCCAAGAGAATGGCAACAATGAGCCGACGACGGCGGCTCTAGAACCGAACTCTTCCGATGCACCAGCGACGGTTATCAATGATCCCTATCGAGAGATGGAAAAGGACACGGAAAAGCTGAAAATTTCCGAATTGCACGAAGAGCGTGTGTATGGTGCGAGAAAACTCTGCAGTGTGCCACGTTCCTCATCGTCCTCCTCGGTGGTGTCGATTCCGTCGACAGAATCATCGGTATTATCGTGCAATACATCTCAGCCTGAATCTAACGCGGCCATTGGGCACGATTATGAATCGGACTCTTCCCATTCTTCCGACTATCGGGAAGGCACATTCCGCTACTCAAAATACAATGGCACGAATGATAGTAAAGCGTTTCGCTCTTCATCGTCCACTTCATCGGGTACAACGTCTTCCTCCGCATATCCGCCTTTGGGTGAGTTTGTCCCATCAGCACCATCATCTCTGCACGCCTCGACGGCAGGACTTGTTGGGGAGTTTATCGTTCGTAGCCAAAGTTTCCATGGTTCGCATCAAAATCTCACCGCGTACGGGGGCAATGTTAGCGATGGTAATCCTCCTGTCGGATCACCGAAGGGAATCCCCCGAACGGTAACGGGCACACAGTCGGTGCCGGTGTTTGGGGAACTATTTAGCAACATCAATCATTGCCAGACAAATCCCATCCAATTTGTTAACAGCCAGTCGACGGGCAATTTCGGGAGTAGCACATCCCTGGAATTGGTGCTGCAATCCGCAGCTACCAGCTCTTCAAGTTCGTCGTCTCTGTCTGCGTCATCGGTGCCGCCCAACGATTTTCAGTCGATGCAGAGCGGACATCCAAAGACACGGTACGGTGGACGTTGTTACATGTTtaaggaattttttgttttgctaattcACTCCACGTTTCTATCTTTACAGCAGTCAATCTGGGCGTACTTCACCCAACAATGCAAATGTACACTACCGATCACACCGATCGACGGTAGCGGTTTCATCCGCATCGTTTTCTAACCACAACACCGCTAAAGGCCAATtatcatccaacaaaaatggaaCTGGACGCAAGAACACACAAGCTCTAGTGAGCTATACACATCGCTCCGTTTTGCCTGGCGATTTTCAGCCCACACCTGCAGATCGTTTCATTTTGCGTGCGAATgaagttgaaatgaaaattgcacCTGATGCACTTACGAACGGCACTATGTGGGACAGCCTGTCGAGGTCCATCTGGGACCGGTTTGCTGCCGCACAGCAATCGGAGGAAAAGTATGTCCAAAAGATGGAACTGTGGCGTGATTTGTACATTTGCATCAAGAAAGGCTTTCCCAAGTATAGCCTCTATTTGGTCGGTAGTACGATCTCCGGCTTTGGTGCCGACAGTTCCGATGTGGACATGTGTCTTGTTTCGCGCAGTGGGTCCGGTTGTTTGGATCATCGCTTGGAAGCGCTGTTTAGTTTGTCGCTGGTGAAAGAATACTTCATGAACATGCCGCTGTCGAGTTTCAGTGATTTCAGCCTGATTCAGGCGAAGGTGCCGATTCTACGTTTTCAAGATAGCAAGAATGGCATTGAGGTGGATCTTAACTTCAACAATTGCGTTGGAATTAGAAATACACACCTGCTGCACTGTTATGCGCAGAGTAAGTAAAATTGGAAGAGATGGTTACCGTAGAACATTGttacgattttgttttgtttcttttatagTGGATTGGCGCGTTAGACCACTGGTGTTGATGGTGAAGTTATGGGCTCAGCATCATAACATTAACGATGCGAAAAACATGACTATATCCAGCTACTCTCTGGTCTTGATGGTTATTCATTTCCTGCAATGTGGAACCAGCCCACCAATTTTGCCATGTTTGCACGCTATGTATCCCGAGAAGTTTATGGTAAGTTTTGTGGTAATGTCTTTAAATGGCGAAAAAATTGACCAAGCTTCTATTGGTGTATTCGTATCGTAGAAAATCAACGACATTCATAATATAGAAATGATCGAACGCATCGAACCATATCAAACGGATAACAAAGAAAGTTTGGGAGAATTGTTACTACATTTTTTGGAATACTATACAAAGTTTGAGTAAGTATGGCATCTTGTTTTATCCTTGTGGGCTCCCACACTAATAGATATTATTGTTTCTATTTCAGTTATGAGCACCATGCTATATCCGTGCGAACAAGTTCCATCATACCGGTTGAAGAATGTCGCCTGGCCAGAAGCTACAAGAATGATCCCCATCATTGGAAGCATTTGTGCATAGAAGGTGGTGTTCACGAACACTttaagagagaaagagagtttaATAATAATCCCGTACATATCTACCGTTCTCAATTCCAGAGCCGTTTGACTTCACCAACACCGCACGGTCAGTATTTGATGGGGAAGTATTCGAGCAGATAAAGTCCACCTTTGCAACATCGTGGCAGATGCTGAAGGACAACAAACATTTGAATGTTCTGTTCGGTGAACCATTGTTTACACCGGTTACATCGACACTGTCTATAACTTCGTGATCATTAGTCGTGCTCATCATAACGTTTCTCTGAAACACCCAAAGGCATCAAACATGTGATGGTGTTTCAAGCATTTGTGTTTACCGTTTTTACGATGTTAGTTCCCTGTTAAACAAAGAAATCTAaataccaaaaagaaaaacgaaaagcatGAAGCTGGTTTGAAAAGACTGAATGGAGGCAAGTTACATGTCTGTCTCGGCCAGATATTCCTGGGGAAAATTGCACCGCCAACAGTAGAGCGCATTTATCAACTGCCTAGGATAAATGATCATCTTTGTCAGCACGAGGAAGCCAAGCTAACGCTGATGAAAGTATTTCGATCTAATAAGCAATTAACTCGCTGCCATTTTGAAGAAATGTACGGCTTAAGCAATACAGTAATTAACCGTGTTCGTTAACTATTATCGTTAGTATCAGAAGGCATGCGCAGTGGTTTAGGCTGATTCTAAGTATTCCTCGCTGCACGTGGAGTGGATGCACAATTATTGAttaatgagtgaaaagaaaaaaagagctaTATGCAAAGAAAGACACGAATCAAGGTGTGATGTCTGGTGTATTCCGGAAAAAAGTATCATTGAATGATCTCGCTTAGGTAAACCTTAAACCAACCTTTACGGTGCCattaaaaatgaaggaaaaagcaTAAAggtactgaaacaaaaaaaaactcatacaaACAATATGGATAGGGTTGTTAAATGAAAAGCGATGCTCCGCCGAACGAACCCATAGGGTACGGAAGGAAGCGCAAAGGCTACTAACCGATGTTAGTGCGGACCAAAAAGCGAACCACACTTGGTTGAATAGTTAGAAACGATAAAGCAAAGATTGAATTCACAGTCCGTACGATCGTGATATGATCGCGTTTTGATGAAATGtcgatttgtttggttttcggactaaaagaaaattgttcgtTATTATGAAGCTTTTTCTTATCCATAAGAGTAGTCGTTTCTCCATAGAGAGTGAGAGACTTTGTTGAGGGTTAGAAACGGAACGGTAAATTCGCATCATTGCAGCAATAAACAATCGAATAATTGGGAAGGAAAGGCAAAGAATAGCAAACAATCGAAACAATCGAAACGCGCATCATCATGCATCTAAAACAACACTTTCATGAAAGTATCTGTTTTTATGGTAGTTAtctgtaaaaataatataaaagacATGGCTGTGAAATCGGATATATAAGCTAGAAGAAATCGTACATTGGGCCGAGTGTGATTCGGTCCGTAGTGATCCTGCGTAACTGTTATAATGTAGGAGTGCAGAAGCAAGTTAGAAGACAAAGCggaataatttatattatatttttagagTTAATTTATCTGAAAAAGAGCAATAGTACGGTGCGGTACATGTTCGTTTAAAAAGGCTGGAAAGGGagaaaagccaaacaaaaaaaaaaaaagacagataAGGGATGAAATCATATCGAAGCAAGAGAGGTTCTCATTCTCAGCGTAATAATTCAGCAAAGTAATGCAAAATCTGGTGTGCTGCGCTTATGTGCTAAGAGtaggcaaaaaaagaaaactggaGGCTAACAGTTGAAAGTCGAAACCCAAAAGCCAAACAGGAGgcaattattcaaaaaaaaagtgtgtgaaAACTTGCGCAAAATACTTAAACCAAGTGTACAGCAAACCGTAAGTGAATGAAtgcagaaaacaaacaaaacgtaagACCCATTTATGAGTGGCATTTATAAGAGAACATTCAGAGAGCAAGCAAATGTGAAAGTTAAGGGAAGGTGAAATAAGATCTGAATCAAAGGTGTTGTAATGTGGAGGATCAATTTTGTAACCCTCATGTTTGGTTCTTacgatcgaaaaaaaagcaacaaaaaacaaaatcgtaaagagaaaaaaaagtataaaggaaaaataatccaaaaagtaaatttaatactTTGGTCTTGAATATCTCAATGGATGACATTAGGCGTATTGTTTAAAGATGTGAAAGCGGAATGTTTCAGagatatttatatattttttagagATATTTACTACGCAGTATAGGGCCACTAACCCTCAATAGAAACGGTTCGAAAATGTTTCGATTTTCCACGCACTATTCGCTCACTGTTGATGGCGTTTTAGCTGTCGGACTAGTTTTTGCTATCGGTCACGGTTTTGTCATCACTTTTACGAATCGATCGCACTTTCGCATGTTTATGCTGTAGCGCAATGACGGTTTAACATCATTACGATAATAGCAGTATGTATGAAGATATATTTTCATCATCGTTTTGCCACCCAACAACAACGGGTCACACAGGCCGATTGGATCGAATGTATGCTCCAAGGGATGCAGCGCtctggttcgcgagttgttatTATGCGAAAATTACGCTTCCAGGGTGCATTTTCGCATTCATAATATCAAAACTCCCGTGAACGACGACATCGTGTTGCTGTCCCAGCCTGGTCTGCGATAGGCGAATCGTTGTATTGTATTATAACGTTGT
Proteins encoded in this window:
- the LOC125765920 gene encoding zinc finger protein 1 homolog; protein product: MANQSTGARTQAKPTAKPSTMKIGISRSTRALATPSTDPEIIYLDRVCRTCLSEKEKSQLKDLFELCLAETIMSCTSLTVTESDGLPCHICTDCCVELERSFNFRQMSKASDATIRSLIEKSVVIKQDSETKYEVLNVVLTDSDGNTETSAVVVPIEELRFQLMNTSNTIVEVKTEDNIAIPIRKANQSHEPDINGKEHGLGEELSLKVNPNDLLNEPTPTTSLHKEASEPPRTQALKESTILRNLKQELSEFIGSNCTAISKQVEIVDENEDDELIHVDYLKDALTEEYIQIMETQLASTGAGNKEEQLEQEHLNNLIHASMEAEEPRRRHKADDCLERDTTTHCKICDVQFSKRRLYRKHVNRKHSEKRFECNHCLRKFAEKSVLNNHMLRHTGEKTHVCDVCEARFYEKTLLNVHMRRHSGLKPYACELCDKRFTTRSILNTHQKVHNDPRPHVCNVCQKGFKLSWQLKAHSRVHTNEKPFECPYCHKRFNQNGNLAVHIRTHSGEKPFKCKICDKAYPSQGELRGHMRQHTGEEKAKKVVCTVCSKAFSANHVLAIHMRTHTKEKPYGCTICEKRFMMRVHLTVHMRSHTGEKPFACSLCEKAFPTNYQLKMHSYVHTGEKNYSCDVCSRKFSSSANRNTHRKTHDRKTN
- the LOC125765895 gene encoding poly(A) RNA polymerase gld-2 homolog B, which codes for MSISLCITNPCGSPKHSSQATTSSKMDRDGPQTSESSSEQMQNSNKAYRKAAAMAPLQSATVSMMYGSSKSKKFYNSSSNRKKQHIMESLKMWNVKIAPSGLDKFEDELSTIPAATSQKKELLAHSFESTGPPVPAKLEQDCAVASVGEPTKSSKKKAPEANSHKCKHEDMKQHSVTKLATSKPDRDIAGNHKEPTEKKHARSFELTADGIIVETDVHNHASSAHLNDTLKITTTEISSSKCAGEVTTKSIAPISLPESLPSSSSFAMMKGSDHKHSHKSYARSSTNSNSTSSSAAPTSVTYSSLSVDMPAAGNRNGKDAAATVSGQSQVSVMSLMLQGSAKHNESLRLDHFSNNLSSASSSSSGLSKSIHPNHHVGQQHTSYIPTLGAQPTSKQQALINRPDHNHSVQPNTNTSPHHYSFDFLRDVGLKMSLTNVSSGGGNNTASSDLSMYRGSSQANYNFTQQFQQHMMQHHQNNQLQQQNHATRPSAHQQQQLLQLHRLMPQQPQYNRSPTVYGGDELAAQHCALNDPQGFSNYALLSASEGHNATNGGKNYELSSYVYHQNGGGVVHSQHQATHYKQQLLEQPQQHTVQVHSYHQNNNYQYHNRNGHGGGSGNQLSYTPQGSGRVIGTVVGREDGGRNGTNGKKFWNGNGKGKHNSNQTNGGSKQQYNKVQSIGYGYRKNYQHYYNHAANGGNHYYEHITIQQQQQQQQQQQQQQQPQQHHHQQQSHHHHHKHWNRNLVYLRGHDRGHGVVSSHEYTNGNQHQEVEQTGINLHSTSSSNSPEGATDQVEDPNHPHQIQENGNNEPTTAALEPNSSDAPATVINDPYREMEKDTEKLKISELHEERVYGARKLCSVPRSSSSSSVVSIPSTESSVLSCNTSQPESNAAIGHDYESDSSHSSDYREGTFRYSKYNGTNDSKAFRSSSSTSSGTTSSSAYPPLGEFVPSAPSSLHASTAGLVGEFIVRSQSFHGSHQNLTAYGGNVSDGNPPVGSPKGIPRTVTGTQSVPVFGELFSNINHCQTNPIQFVNSQSTGNFGSSTSLELVLQSAATSSSSSSSLSASSVPPNDFQSMQSGHPKTRSQSGRTSPNNANVHYRSHRSTVAVSSASFSNHNTAKGQLSSNKNGTGRKNTQALVSYTHRSVLPGDFQPTPADRFILRANEVEMKIAPDALTNGTMWDSLSRSIWDRFAAAQQSEEKYVQKMELWRDLYICIKKGFPKYSLYLVGSTISGFGADSSDVDMCLVSRSGSGCLDHRLEALFSLSLVKEYFMNMPLSSFSDFSLIQAKVPILRFQDSKNGIEVDLNFNNCVGIRNTHLLHCYAQMDWRVRPLVLMVKLWAQHHNINDAKNMTISSYSLVLMVIHFLQCGTSPPILPCLHAMYPEKFMKINDIHNIEMIERIEPYQTDNKESLGELLLHFLEYYTKFDYEHHAISVRTSSIIPVEECRLARSYKNDPHHWKHLCIEEPFDFTNTARSVFDGEVFEQIKSTFATSWQMLKDNKHLNVLFGEPLFTPVTSTLSITS